From a region of the Narcine bancroftii isolate sNarBan1 chromosome 5, sNarBan1.hap1, whole genome shotgun sequence genome:
- the pdcb gene encoding phosducin b — MSSPFRSFSKEDKDTRKKFSRKMSVEEYEMIQDEEDKSCLRNYRKQCMQEMHQQLSFGPQFGMVYELENGEQFLEVIEKELKKTTVMVNIYEDGVKGCESLVNCLTCLALEYPLIKFCKIKASNTGASDRFTDHILPALLVYKAGELIGNFLHITEQLGEEFFAVDVETFLNEYGLLPEREFTACENASDVDIE, encoded by the exons ATGTCTTCACCTTTCCGCTCTTTTAGTAAAGAGGATAAAGACACTCGAAAGAAGTTCAGTCGAAAG ATGAGTGTCGAGGAGTATGAAATGATTCAGGATGAGGAAGACAAATCTTGTCTTCGCAATTATCGCAAGCAATGCATGCAGGAGATGCATCAGCAGCTGAGCTTTGGTCCTCAGTTTGGAATGGTCTATGAGCTTGAGAACGGGGAGCAATTTTTAGAAGTGATTGAAAAGGAATTGAAAAAAACCACTGTTATGGTAAACATTTATGAGGATGGAGTAAAGGGATGTGAGTCCTTGGTCAACTGTTTAACATGCCTTGCTTTGGAATATCCTTTGATTAAATTCTGTAAAATAAAGGCCTCCAACACTGGAGCTAGTGACCGCTTCACAGATCACATTCTACCAGCATTATTGGTGTACAAAGCAGGAGAACTAATTGGCAACTTCCTTCACATCACTGAGCAGCTGGGTGAAGAATTTTTTGCAGTGGATGTTGAAACCTTTCTAAATGAATATGGCCTTTTGCCAGAAAGGGAGTTCACTGCTTGTGAAAATGCCAGTGATGTAGATATTGAATAA